One window of Catonella massiliensis genomic DNA carries:
- a CDS encoding ABC transporter ATP-binding protein, whose product MKLTANKISKWFLRERGGSNKFFALGENDFSLNEGELVVLYGQSGSGKSTLLNILTGLLTPSTGTVVVGDTDLHKLDDVSLSKFRNKHFGIVLQGQSAINTLTVLENVLLPYNLYGNGAKDKEELRKAQERAKALLKETGIEELASVMPTELSGGELRRMAISRALINEPEFILADEPTSDLDDENTETVLKIFKRLAESGKSVLVITHDKDVFKYADKIFEMKLGIILDKDKILG is encoded by the coding sequence ATGAAGCTTACGGCAAATAAAATAAGTAAATGGTTTCTAAGAGAGAGGGGCGGCTCTAACAAGTTCTTTGCCTTAGGTGAAAATGACTTTAGTCTTAATGAAGGAGAACTCGTGGTACTCTACGGGCAGTCAGGAAGCGGCAAGAGTACACTCTTAAATATCCTTACAGGTCTTCTTACGCCAAGTACAGGAACGGTGGTGGTAGGAGATACTGACCTTCACAAGCTTGACGATGTAAGCCTGTCAAAGTTTAGGAATAAACACTTTGGGATAGTACTTCAGGGGCAGTCCGCCATCAATACACTTACAGTACTTGAAAATGTACTGCTTCCTTACAATCTGTATGGAAATGGCGCAAAAGATAAGGAAGAGCTAAGGAAGGCACAAGAAAGAGCAAAAGCACTGCTTAAAGAAACCGGGATAGAGGAACTTGCCTCAGTTATGCCTACTGAGCTTTCAGGAGGAGAACTAAGAAGGATGGCTATATCCAGGGCTCTTATCAATGAACCTGAATTCATCCTTGCTGATGAGCCTACATCCGACCTTGATGATGAAAACACTGAGACGGTGCTTAAGATATTTAAGAGGCTTGCAGAAAGTGGTAAATCAGTCCTGGTCATTACCCACGATAAGGATGTGTTTAAGTATGCTGATAAAATATTTGAAATGAAATTGGGAATCATACTTGACAAAGATAAAATTTTGGGATAA
- a CDS encoding FTR1 family iron permease, translating into MYNSKRRMLLARVFVVLFVFLAGFGFTSIAKADDAYYATWKEYKASGAPSNSWNDVANAMDKVFEHAKEVYKSGDSKGAYDTINHGYYGYYETTGFERLTLGKISGSRKSEIELQFAACKAMTKNGGSVDEFNKEVDKLQSMIHNDANILDGKQPASSAKGNAKAGSADTATIRQVVEEVLAEQSGGGRSAATATFIACFSIILREGFEAILIVGAIIAYLAKSSGGDAERRKKLVRPVYVGSLVGIGASFVLAWLLEALTLANSASQEIIEGVTALTAVAVLYYVSNWMLSKSESDAWTNYIKSKTESSAKTGSTMALAFTAFLAVFREGAEVVLFFQPMLKDENIGMVWAGLIVGFIALIFVYYAIHAFSLRIPLRPFFTATSILMFIMSISFLGAGIKELIEGDVIVMTSPDWLASIIPSTEILDVLGIYPILETLIPQIILLVITIIVYLHWRKKNLAIRREADKKRAEEAAKKEALAKEEEEKKLREIIKSVVKEVLQENAASKA; encoded by the coding sequence ATGTATAACAGTAAGAGAAGAATGTTGCTTGCAAGAGTTTTCGTGGTCTTGTTTGTATTTTTAGCAGGCTTTGGTTTTACCTCCATAGCAAAGGCTGATGATGCATACTATGCTACCTGGAAAGAATATAAGGCAAGCGGTGCACCTTCAAACTCCTGGAATGATGTAGCAAATGCTATGGACAAGGTGTTTGAACATGCAAAAGAGGTTTATAAGTCAGGAGACTCTAAAGGAGCCTATGATACTATAAACCATGGCTACTATGGTTACTATGAGACAACAGGATTTGAGAGGCTTACCTTAGGTAAGATATCAGGTTCAAGAAAGTCTGAGATAGAGCTTCAGTTTGCAGCCTGCAAGGCTATGACTAAAAATGGCGGCTCCGTTGATGAATTCAACAAAGAAGTAGATAAGCTTCAGTCGATGATTCATAACGATGCAAACATTCTTGATGGCAAGCAGCCTGCTTCATCCGCAAAGGGAAACGCAAAAGCAGGAAGTGCCGATACAGCTACCATAAGACAGGTGGTTGAAGAAGTGCTTGCAGAGCAGTCAGGTGGCGGCAGAAGTGCTGCTACAGCTACATTTATAGCCTGCTTCTCTATTATCCTTAGAGAGGGATTTGAGGCAATACTTATAGTTGGTGCTATCATAGCCTACCTTGCCAAGTCTTCGGGTGGTGACGCAGAAAGAAGAAAGAAGCTTGTTAGGCCTGTGTATGTGGGTTCTTTAGTTGGTATAGGCGCAAGCTTTGTACTAGCCTGGCTCTTAGAGGCACTTACACTGGCAAACAGTGCTTCACAGGAAATCATCGAAGGCGTTACAGCCCTTACAGCGGTGGCAGTACTATACTATGTAAGTAACTGGATGCTATCTAAGTCAGAAAGCGATGCCTGGACAAACTACATAAAGAGCAAGACAGAGAGCAGTGCCAAGACCGGAAGCACAATGGCACTTGCCTTTACAGCCTTCCTCGCTGTATTTAGAGAAGGTGCTGAGGTTGTTCTTTTCTTCCAGCCTATGCTTAAGGATGAAAATATAGGCATGGTTTGGGCGGGACTTATAGTTGGCTTTATAGCCCTCATCTTTGTATACTACGCAATACACGCATTCAGTCTGAGAATACCTTTAAGGCCATTCTTTACTGCAACCAGTATACTGATGTTTATAATGTCAATATCCTTCCTTGGTGCAGGTATAAAAGAGCTCATCGAGGGTGATGTGATAGTAATGACTTCACCTGACTGGCTTGCAAGCATCATACCTTCAACCGAGATTTTAGATGTACTTGGCATATATCCTATCCTTGAGACACTGATTCCTCAGATTATTCTTCTTGTGATTACAATAATTGTATACCTCCACTGGAGAAAGAAAAATCTTGCAATCCGAAGAGAGGCTGACAAAAAGCGTGCTGAAGAGGCGGCTAAGAAGGAAGCCCTTGCTAAGGAAGAGGAAGAAAAGAAGCTTAGAGAAATCATCAAGAGCGTGGTTAAGGAAGTGTTACAGGAGAACGCTGCAAGTAAGGCATAA
- a CDS encoding iron transporter: MKKKLLSLAIAGTFVVTAITGCGQKTTTSSTTSKATSTASTASKTSSAATSTTSTASKTSSTASSKTSSVVADKGSASTTAPGDAAGFTEIPIFEDEKVGFLNVSAVYFQPVPMAPGQEKIDKENEVHLEADISALENKLGFGTGDWVPYLTIDYLISDKDGKEVAKGTFMPMSASDGPHYGANIKMGESGSYKLKFTIHSPAEKGYLIHSDAETGPGAVLEDYFKDGNLTVEKDWDYVKQSW; encoded by the coding sequence ATGAAAAAGAAATTATTATCACTTGCTATTGCAGGTACATTTGTAGTAACAGCTATAACAGGCTGTGGTCAGAAGACTACAACAAGTTCTACAACAAGTAAGGCTACAAGCACAGCTAGCACAGCAAGTAAGACATCTAGCGCTGCTACAAGCACTACCAGTACAGCAAGCAAGACATCTAGTACAGCTTCAAGCAAGACATCAAGTGTTGTTGCAGATAAGGGTTCAGCAAGCACTACTGCACCTGGAGATGCAGCAGGATTTACTGAGATTCCTATCTTTGAAGATGAGAAGGTAGGCTTCCTCAACGTATCTGCAGTATATTTCCAGCCTGTTCCTATGGCTCCGGGTCAGGAGAAGATAGACAAGGAGAATGAGGTTCACCTTGAGGCAGATATCTCAGCTCTTGAGAATAAGCTTGGATTTGGTACAGGTGACTGGGTTCCATATCTTACTATTGATTATTTAATATCTGATAAGGACGGTAAAGAGGTAGCTAAGGGAACCTTCATGCCTATGAGTGCTTCTGATGGTCCTCACTACGGTGCTAATATTAAGATGGGTGAGTCAGGCTCCTACAAGCTTAAATTCACTATCCACAGCCCTGCTGAAAAAGGCTACTTAATCCATAGTGACGCTGAGACAGGCCCGGGAGCAGTTCTTGAAGACTACTTTAAGGATGGCAATCTTACAGTTGAGAAAGACTGGGATTACGTAAAGCAGAGCTGGTAA
- a CDS encoding Fe-S-containing protein → MFCYIQMADEVWIIDKEKEVLKYFVLSTEQLLPMMLLTGLLLAGVKFVGGDIYKRFQWAAVVIGLISAVVMTVFKTTTNKVDTAMWNVRIYALNLAALILFVLISLIIRKQTKIRGILQSVMLSLMAVAMLLYFLPPFLENPHTILFAEQSVLSATFLYSIVGMCFGLILSFVAGLAVYKGNVRLSPKLGFAVMFIAILINMANELGDTLGVFLAKRVIKTNHTIFTIAVFTSNNKIMFTFAIVLACLAVPAVLFVKSRHVNEPYENNAEHRKIKAKWKNIKRWSFTAVVCAVFSFVTLTALRVYANQEIEISPVEDAKVTKDSVIVTFDQVSDGHLHRFGYTTDKGKTVRFIVIKKPNSSAYGIGLDACDICGETGYYEREGQVVCNLCNVVMNINTIGFKGGCNPIVIDYKIQDGNIIVPIAELVKHEDIFK, encoded by the coding sequence GTGTTTTGCTATATACAGATGGCGGATGAAGTTTGGATTATAGATAAGGAGAAAGAAGTGCTTAAATATTTTGTATTGTCTACTGAACAATTACTTCCAATGATGCTGCTTACCGGGCTGTTACTTGCAGGCGTTAAGTTTGTGGGCGGAGATATCTATAAGAGGTTTCAATGGGCAGCGGTTGTTATCGGTCTTATCAGTGCTGTAGTAATGACTGTATTTAAAACAACCACCAACAAAGTTGATACAGCTATGTGGAATGTGAGGATATATGCACTAAACTTGGCAGCCCTGATTCTTTTTGTGCTTATAAGTCTCATTATAAGGAAACAGACTAAGATAAGAGGCATACTTCAGTCAGTTATGCTCTCGCTTATGGCTGTAGCTATGCTTTTGTACTTCCTGCCGCCATTTTTAGAAAATCCACACACGATATTATTCGCTGAGCAGAGTGTGCTCTCGGCCACTTTCCTCTACAGCATAGTAGGGATGTGTTTCGGCCTTATCCTTAGCTTTGTTGCGGGACTTGCTGTATATAAGGGAAATGTAAGGCTTAGTCCAAAGCTTGGCTTTGCAGTTATGTTTATAGCCATACTTATCAATATGGCAAATGAGCTGGGCGATACCTTGGGTGTATTTCTGGCAAAGAGGGTAATAAAGACCAATCATACCATATTTACAATTGCAGTATTTACTTCAAACAATAAGATTATGTTCACATTTGCCATTGTTTTGGCTTGTTTAGCTGTTCCTGCGGTACTCTTTGTTAAGAGCCGCCACGTAAATGAGCCTTATGAGAACAATGCTGAGCATAGAAAAATCAAGGCAAAATGGAAAAATATCAAGCGTTGGAGCTTTACAGCAGTGGTGTGTGCAGTATTTTCATTTGTAACACTTACCGCGCTTAGGGTGTATGCAAATCAGGAAATAGAGATATCTCCTGTAGAAGATGCAAAGGTAACTAAAGACAGCGTTATAGTTACATTTGATCAGGTCTCAGACGGACATCTTCATAGATTTGGCTACACCACAGATAAAGGTAAGACAGTTAGATTCATAGTAATCAAAAAGCCTAACTCAAGTGCCTACGGTATTGGTCTTGATGCCTGTGATATCTGTGGTGAGACAGGATACTATGAGAGAGAAGGGCAGGTAGTCTGCAACCTCTGTAACGTAGTTATGAACATCAATACAATCGGCTTTAAGGGTGGATGTAACCCTATAGTTATAGATTATAAGATTCAGGACGGCAATATAATAGTGCCTATAGCTGAGCTTGTGAAACACGAGGATATTTTTAAGTAA
- a CDS encoding ABC transporter permease: MFFRMVKGTLIRQWKKMILIAFTIGLGASLATAMLCVVLDVGDKVNKELKTFGANITVMPKRQSVVSDLYDLKGGKSGGAYLKEDELGKIKTIFWAFNIVDYTPFINSSAKLPDGSDVLVVGSWFNHHMELPTGEKLDAGLASLRSWWEIKDGKWIDEQTNSDENACMIGDNLAEKLKLRSGDKIKVKGSKEERELDIVGVFSSGGDEDDRIFTGLKAAQALDGLEGKVDTIEVSALTTPDNELAVKAAKDPQSLTVAQYEIWYCTAYVSSICYQIQEVITDSVATPVRQVADSEGAILDKTQLLMLLITILSLIGSALGICNLVTASVMERSSEIGLMKAIGAHNSAITGLVLTEIIITAIIGGTVGFACGIGFAQIIGKTVFGSLITLRPMVIPIVGVLVVIVTLIGSIPAIRMLLKLEPEAVLHGR, from the coding sequence ATGTTTTTTAGAATGGTAAAAGGGACTCTTATCCGCCAATGGAAAAAAATGATTCTTATTGCCTTTACTATAGGCCTTGGAGCGTCCCTTGCTACAGCCATGCTATGTGTGGTATTGGATGTAGGCGATAAGGTAAACAAAGAGCTTAAGACCTTCGGTGCCAACATTACAGTTATGCCTAAGAGGCAGAGCGTGGTAAGTGACCTTTATGACTTAAAAGGCGGTAAATCAGGCGGAGCTTACCTAAAAGAAGATGAATTAGGTAAGATTAAGACTATATTCTGGGCATTCAACATAGTTGACTACACTCCTTTTATAAATAGCAGTGCAAAGCTTCCTGATGGCTCTGATGTGCTAGTGGTGGGAAGCTGGTTTAACCACCATATGGAGTTACCTACAGGTGAGAAGCTTGATGCCGGTCTAGCCAGCCTTAGAAGCTGGTGGGAGATAAAAGACGGAAAATGGATAGATGAGCAGACCAATTCCGATGAAAATGCCTGCATGATAGGTGATAATCTGGCTGAGAAGCTTAAGCTAAGGTCAGGTGACAAGATAAAGGTAAAAGGAAGTAAGGAAGAGAGAGAGTTAGACATAGTAGGAGTATTTTCATCAGGAGGAGATGAAGATGACCGTATATTTACAGGACTTAAGGCAGCTCAGGCACTTGATGGGCTTGAAGGAAAGGTTGACACCATTGAAGTAAGTGCCCTTACTACTCCTGATAATGAGCTTGCAGTTAAGGCTGCCAAGGATCCTCAGTCTCTAACCGTAGCCCAATATGAAATCTGGTACTGTACAGCCTATGTAAGCTCTATCTGCTACCAGATACAGGAGGTTATCACAGACTCAGTAGCTACCCCTGTAAGACAGGTAGCTGACTCCGAGGGTGCCATCCTTGACAAGACTCAGCTTTTGATGCTCCTTATAACCATATTAAGCCTCATCGGCTCTGCCCTTGGTATATGTAACCTTGTTACCGCCTCAGTTATGGAAAGAAGCAGTGAGATAGGACTTATGAAGGCAATAGGCGCTCATAACTCTGCTATTACAGGGCTTGTATTAACAGAGATTATCATCACTGCCATTATAGGCGGAACTGTTGGCTTTGCCTGCGGTATAGGCTTTGCACAGATTATCGGTAAGACCGTATTTGGCTCACTTATCACACTAAGGCCTATGGTTATACCTATAGTTGGAGTGCTTGTGGTTATAGTAACTCTTATCGGAAGCATACCTGCCATAAGAATGCTTCTTAAACTTGAGCCTGAGGCAGTGTTACACGGGAGATAA